A window of the Oncorhynchus keta strain PuntledgeMale-10-30-2019 chromosome 21, Oket_V2, whole genome shotgun sequence genome harbors these coding sequences:
- the LOC118372674 gene encoding la-related protein 4-like isoform X2: MVTTKGAGLNPNAKVWQEIPVPQGQVPEDGTEGTHWLETTPTSADVTEGYSEAPPTEDKGYGTEYSDPSDSSARLPTEGVLNGMDPPELGYPLYDSVTESAVEEQQPLSEESLRESLKKQLEFCFSRENLSKDLYLMSQMDSDHFVPIWTIASIEGIKVLTTDMDLILEVLRASPMVQVDEMGEKVRPNHKRCIIILREVPETTPVEEVEALFKNENCPKVMSVEFAANNNWYITFQSDTDAQQAHIYLREDVKTFQGKPIMARIKAINTFFAKNGYRSVPNSSVYSQQGQSQYNSTHLYMQQVFSPQQQYPLYPLVPPTWNPSPAPYFQTPLAPFPNSGFVNGFSTPGNYKTGTSPLGLGRPPFNRNRVPLYSRKNVINAFRNHAKSQPRPCDETPPSVTPVSPLVDGLSGPSSALPPRAAGAPLGSTPEPGPVPPTLRDTLPLAAEGMPNGDMGIAGRGRRGSYRGMRRKREDERITRPIPLSEIKVPQPKFDLATSNFPPLPGCVVSTQGEPVLETRMSDVVRGLKVTSDKPDVNKESVAPPASAQKEAVSAPSQVVLAHKPPTPLVVEPLVPSVAHPVKKVEKPEPHVQKEMAPPPTPPSSLPTPSQPAAATKPTPTHSQSISTATPFPATTTPAPESRKLSYAEMCKRPATQPPAPSTSPNPPTSPAIQPLRELRVNKADEPATTSSSDGDRPEKPERPGEGQPHLDPLGSYCGFNGPARSGGMGLKYRDQQRGASMSRRISPQGWARRSGKEQNIPPRSPK; encoded by the exons ATG GTCACCACAAAGGGAGCAGGGCTAAACCCCAATGCCAAAGTCTGGCAGGAGATCCCTGTGCCCCAGGGCCAAGTCCCAGAGGACGGCACGGAGGGCACCCACTGGCTGGAGACTACCCCGACATCTGCTGATGTCACTGAGG GCTATTCAGAGGCTCCCCCAACTGAGGATAAGGGATATGGCACGGAGTACTCAGACCCGTCGGACAGTAGTGCCCGTTTACCCACAGAGGGTGTACTGAACGGCATGGATCCCCCTGAGCTGGGGTACCCCCTCTATGACTCTGTGACTGAGTCAGCAG tggAGGAACAGCAGCCCCTCTCTGAAGAGAGCCTGAGAGAGTCTCTGAAGAAACAGCTGGAGTTTTGCTTTTCAAG AGAGAATCTGTCCAAGGATCTGTACCTGATGTCCCAGATGGATAGTGATCACTTTGTCCCCATCTGGACCATCGCCAGCATTGAGGGCATCAAGGTCCTCACTACCGACATGGACCTCATCCTGGAGGTACTACGAG CCTCGCCCATGGTGCAAGTTGACGAGATGGGGGAAAAGGTTCGGCCCAATCACAAGCGCTGCATCATTATTCTGAGGGAGGTGCCAGAGACCACACCTGTAGAG GAAGTGGAGGCCCTCTTTAAGAATGAAAACTGTCCCAAGGTGATGAGTGTTGAATTTGCGGCCAACAACAACTGGTACATCACATTCCAGTCGGACACTGATGCACAGCAG gCACACATATATCTAAGGGAAGATGTGAAAACGTTTCAGGGAAAACCCATCATG GCTCGTATCAAGGCCATCAACACATTCTTTGCGAAGAATGGCTACCGTAGTGTACCGAACTCCAGTGTGTACAGCCAGCAGGGCCAGTCCCAGTATAACTCAACACACCTCTACATGCAGCAGGTATTCAGCCCCCAGCAGCAGTACCCACTCTACCCCCTGGTGCCACCCACCTGGAACCCATCGCCTGCCCCTTACTTCCAGACCCCGCTG GCCCCGTTCCCCAACAGTGGCTTTGTGAATGGCTTCAGCACCCCTGGGAACTACAAGACTGGCACCAGTCCCTTGGGCCTCGGACGACCGCCCTTCAACAGAAACCG TGTCCCCCTCTATTCTAGAAAGAATGTAATCAATGCCTTCAG GAACCACGCGAAGAGCCAGCCCCGGCCATGTGACGAGACCCCTCCCTCTGTTACCCCCGTATCCCCCCTGGTGGATGGCCTGTCGGGCCCCTCCAGCGCTCTTCCTCCCCGGGCGGCAGGGGCTCCCCTGGGTAGCACCCCGGAGCCTGGCCCTGTGCCCCCCACCCTCAGGGACACCCTGCCACTGGCTGCAGAGGGGATGCCCAATGGAGACATGGGCATTGCTGGCAGGGGCAG GAGAGGCAGCTACAGAGGgatgcggaggaagagagaggacgagaggatcACG AGGCCCATCCCTCTGAGCGAGATAAAGGTTCCACAGCCCAAGTTTGACCTGGCGACCTCCAACTTCCCTCCATTGCCTGGGTGTGTGGTCAGCACGCAGGGAGAGCCCGTGCTAGAGACTCGCATGTCTGATGTGGTTCGAGGCCTCAAGGTGACCAGCGACAAG CCTGATGTGAATAAGGAGTCTGTGGCCCCTCCTGCTAGTGCCCAAAAGGAGGCTGTGAGTGCGCCCAGTCAGGTCGTGCTGGCCCACAAACCCCCCACCCCTCTGGTTGTGGAGCCCCTTGTTCCAAG TGTTGCTCATCCGGTGAAGAAAGTGGAGAAGCCTGAGCCTCATGTCCAAAAAGAGATGGCTCCACCCCCCACACCACCCTCTTCTCTGCCAACCCCCTCACAGCCCGCCGCTGCAACCAAACCTACGCCCACCCACAGTCAGTCCATCTCCACGGCAACACCATTTCCCGCCACTACCACACCTGCACCG GAGTCAAGGAAACTGAGCTATGCTGAGATGTGCAAGCGGCCAGCCACCCAGCCCCCAGCGCCAAGCACCTCCCCAAACCCTCCCACCTCCCCGGCCATCCAACCCCTGCGTGAACTGCGGGTCAACAAGGCCGACGAGCCCGCCACCACCTCCAGCAGCGATGGGGATAGGCCTGAGAAACCCGAGCGGCCTGGAGAAGGCCAGCCCCACCTTGATCCCCTTGGCTCATACTGTGGGTTTAATGGCCCTGCCCGATCCGGAGGGATGGGCCTAAAGTACCGAGATCAGCAGAGAGGTGCGTCCATGAGCCGCCGCATCTCCCCCCAGGGCTGGGCTAGACGGAGCGGGAAGGAACAGAACATTCCCCCCCGGTCACCAAAGTAG
- the LOC118372674 gene encoding la-related protein 4-like isoform X1 — translation MLLFVEVTTKGAGLNPNAKVWQEIPVPQGQVPEDGTEGTHWLETTPTSADVTEGYSEAPPTEDKGYGTEYSDPSDSSARLPTEGVLNGMDPPELGYPLYDSVTESAVEEQQPLSEESLRESLKKQLEFCFSRENLSKDLYLMSQMDSDHFVPIWTIASIEGIKVLTTDMDLILEVLRASPMVQVDEMGEKVRPNHKRCIIILREVPETTPVEEVEALFKNENCPKVMSVEFAANNNWYITFQSDTDAQQAHIYLREDVKTFQGKPIMARIKAINTFFAKNGYRSVPNSSVYSQQGQSQYNSTHLYMQQVFSPQQQYPLYPLVPPTWNPSPAPYFQTPLAPFPNSGFVNGFSTPGNYKTGTSPLGLGRPPFNRNRVPLYSRKNVINAFRNHAKSQPRPCDETPPSVTPVSPLVDGLSGPSSALPPRAAGAPLGSTPEPGPVPPTLRDTLPLAAEGMPNGDMGIAGRGRRGSYRGMRRKREDERITRPIPLSEIKVPQPKFDLATSNFPPLPGCVVSTQGEPVLETRMSDVVRGLKVTSDKPDVNKESVAPPASAQKEAVSAPSQVVLAHKPPTPLVVEPLVPSVAHPVKKVEKPEPHVQKEMAPPPTPPSSLPTPSQPAAATKPTPTHSQSISTATPFPATTTPAPESRKLSYAEMCKRPATQPPAPSTSPNPPTSPAIQPLRELRVNKADEPATTSSSDGDRPEKPERPGEGQPHLDPLGSYCGFNGPARSGGMGLKYRDQQRGASMSRRISPQGWARRSGKEQNIPPRSPK, via the exons ATGTTGTTATTTGTTGAG GTCACCACAAAGGGAGCAGGGCTAAACCCCAATGCCAAAGTCTGGCAGGAGATCCCTGTGCCCCAGGGCCAAGTCCCAGAGGACGGCACGGAGGGCACCCACTGGCTGGAGACTACCCCGACATCTGCTGATGTCACTGAGG GCTATTCAGAGGCTCCCCCAACTGAGGATAAGGGATATGGCACGGAGTACTCAGACCCGTCGGACAGTAGTGCCCGTTTACCCACAGAGGGTGTACTGAACGGCATGGATCCCCCTGAGCTGGGGTACCCCCTCTATGACTCTGTGACTGAGTCAGCAG tggAGGAACAGCAGCCCCTCTCTGAAGAGAGCCTGAGAGAGTCTCTGAAGAAACAGCTGGAGTTTTGCTTTTCAAG AGAGAATCTGTCCAAGGATCTGTACCTGATGTCCCAGATGGATAGTGATCACTTTGTCCCCATCTGGACCATCGCCAGCATTGAGGGCATCAAGGTCCTCACTACCGACATGGACCTCATCCTGGAGGTACTACGAG CCTCGCCCATGGTGCAAGTTGACGAGATGGGGGAAAAGGTTCGGCCCAATCACAAGCGCTGCATCATTATTCTGAGGGAGGTGCCAGAGACCACACCTGTAGAG GAAGTGGAGGCCCTCTTTAAGAATGAAAACTGTCCCAAGGTGATGAGTGTTGAATTTGCGGCCAACAACAACTGGTACATCACATTCCAGTCGGACACTGATGCACAGCAG gCACACATATATCTAAGGGAAGATGTGAAAACGTTTCAGGGAAAACCCATCATG GCTCGTATCAAGGCCATCAACACATTCTTTGCGAAGAATGGCTACCGTAGTGTACCGAACTCCAGTGTGTACAGCCAGCAGGGCCAGTCCCAGTATAACTCAACACACCTCTACATGCAGCAGGTATTCAGCCCCCAGCAGCAGTACCCACTCTACCCCCTGGTGCCACCCACCTGGAACCCATCGCCTGCCCCTTACTTCCAGACCCCGCTG GCCCCGTTCCCCAACAGTGGCTTTGTGAATGGCTTCAGCACCCCTGGGAACTACAAGACTGGCACCAGTCCCTTGGGCCTCGGACGACCGCCCTTCAACAGAAACCG TGTCCCCCTCTATTCTAGAAAGAATGTAATCAATGCCTTCAG GAACCACGCGAAGAGCCAGCCCCGGCCATGTGACGAGACCCCTCCCTCTGTTACCCCCGTATCCCCCCTGGTGGATGGCCTGTCGGGCCCCTCCAGCGCTCTTCCTCCCCGGGCGGCAGGGGCTCCCCTGGGTAGCACCCCGGAGCCTGGCCCTGTGCCCCCCACCCTCAGGGACACCCTGCCACTGGCTGCAGAGGGGATGCCCAATGGAGACATGGGCATTGCTGGCAGGGGCAG GAGAGGCAGCTACAGAGGgatgcggaggaagagagaggacgagaggatcACG AGGCCCATCCCTCTGAGCGAGATAAAGGTTCCACAGCCCAAGTTTGACCTGGCGACCTCCAACTTCCCTCCATTGCCTGGGTGTGTGGTCAGCACGCAGGGAGAGCCCGTGCTAGAGACTCGCATGTCTGATGTGGTTCGAGGCCTCAAGGTGACCAGCGACAAG CCTGATGTGAATAAGGAGTCTGTGGCCCCTCCTGCTAGTGCCCAAAAGGAGGCTGTGAGTGCGCCCAGTCAGGTCGTGCTGGCCCACAAACCCCCCACCCCTCTGGTTGTGGAGCCCCTTGTTCCAAG TGTTGCTCATCCGGTGAAGAAAGTGGAGAAGCCTGAGCCTCATGTCCAAAAAGAGATGGCTCCACCCCCCACACCACCCTCTTCTCTGCCAACCCCCTCACAGCCCGCCGCTGCAACCAAACCTACGCCCACCCACAGTCAGTCCATCTCCACGGCAACACCATTTCCCGCCACTACCACACCTGCACCG GAGTCAAGGAAACTGAGCTATGCTGAGATGTGCAAGCGGCCAGCCACCCAGCCCCCAGCGCCAAGCACCTCCCCAAACCCTCCCACCTCCCCGGCCATCCAACCCCTGCGTGAACTGCGGGTCAACAAGGCCGACGAGCCCGCCACCACCTCCAGCAGCGATGGGGATAGGCCTGAGAAACCCGAGCGGCCTGGAGAAGGCCAGCCCCACCTTGATCCCCTTGGCTCATACTGTGGGTTTAATGGCCCTGCCCGATCCGGAGGGATGGGCCTAAAGTACCGAGATCAGCAGAGAGGTGCGTCCATGAGCCGCCGCATCTCCCCCCAGGGCTGGGCTAGACGGAGCGGGAAGGAACAGAACATTCCCCCCCGGTCACCAAAGTAG
- the LOC118372674 gene encoding la-related protein 4-like isoform X3, with product MLLFVEVTTKGAGLNPNAKVWQEIPVPQGQVPEDGTEGTHWLETTPTSADVTEGYSEAPPTEDKGYGTEYSDPSDSSARLPTEGVLNGMDPPELGYPLYDSVTESAVEEQQPLSEESLRESLKKQLEFCFSRENLSKDLYLMSQMDSDHFVPIWTIASIEGIKVLTTDMDLILEVLRASPMVQVDEMGEKVRPNHKRCIIILREVPETTPVEEVEALFKNENCPKVMSVEFAANNNWYITFQSDTDAQQAHIYLREDVKTFQGKPIMARIKAINTFFAKNGYRSVPNSSVYSQQGQSQYNSTHLYMQQVFSPQQQYPLYPLVPPTWNPSPAPYFQTPLAPFPNSGFVNGFSTPGNYKTGTSPLGLGRPPFNRNRNHAKSQPRPCDETPPSVTPVSPLVDGLSGPSSALPPRAAGAPLGSTPEPGPVPPTLRDTLPLAAEGMPNGDMGIAGRGRRGSYRGMRRKREDERITRPIPLSEIKVPQPKFDLATSNFPPLPGCVVSTQGEPVLETRMSDVVRGLKVTSDKPDVNKESVAPPASAQKEAVSAPSQVVLAHKPPTPLVVEPLVPSVAHPVKKVEKPEPHVQKEMAPPPTPPSSLPTPSQPAAATKPTPTHSQSISTATPFPATTTPAPESRKLSYAEMCKRPATQPPAPSTSPNPPTSPAIQPLRELRVNKADEPATTSSSDGDRPEKPERPGEGQPHLDPLGSYCGFNGPARSGGMGLKYRDQQRGASMSRRISPQGWARRSGKEQNIPPRSPK from the exons ATGTTGTTATTTGTTGAG GTCACCACAAAGGGAGCAGGGCTAAACCCCAATGCCAAAGTCTGGCAGGAGATCCCTGTGCCCCAGGGCCAAGTCCCAGAGGACGGCACGGAGGGCACCCACTGGCTGGAGACTACCCCGACATCTGCTGATGTCACTGAGG GCTATTCAGAGGCTCCCCCAACTGAGGATAAGGGATATGGCACGGAGTACTCAGACCCGTCGGACAGTAGTGCCCGTTTACCCACAGAGGGTGTACTGAACGGCATGGATCCCCCTGAGCTGGGGTACCCCCTCTATGACTCTGTGACTGAGTCAGCAG tggAGGAACAGCAGCCCCTCTCTGAAGAGAGCCTGAGAGAGTCTCTGAAGAAACAGCTGGAGTTTTGCTTTTCAAG AGAGAATCTGTCCAAGGATCTGTACCTGATGTCCCAGATGGATAGTGATCACTTTGTCCCCATCTGGACCATCGCCAGCATTGAGGGCATCAAGGTCCTCACTACCGACATGGACCTCATCCTGGAGGTACTACGAG CCTCGCCCATGGTGCAAGTTGACGAGATGGGGGAAAAGGTTCGGCCCAATCACAAGCGCTGCATCATTATTCTGAGGGAGGTGCCAGAGACCACACCTGTAGAG GAAGTGGAGGCCCTCTTTAAGAATGAAAACTGTCCCAAGGTGATGAGTGTTGAATTTGCGGCCAACAACAACTGGTACATCACATTCCAGTCGGACACTGATGCACAGCAG gCACACATATATCTAAGGGAAGATGTGAAAACGTTTCAGGGAAAACCCATCATG GCTCGTATCAAGGCCATCAACACATTCTTTGCGAAGAATGGCTACCGTAGTGTACCGAACTCCAGTGTGTACAGCCAGCAGGGCCAGTCCCAGTATAACTCAACACACCTCTACATGCAGCAGGTATTCAGCCCCCAGCAGCAGTACCCACTCTACCCCCTGGTGCCACCCACCTGGAACCCATCGCCTGCCCCTTACTTCCAGACCCCGCTG GCCCCGTTCCCCAACAGTGGCTTTGTGAATGGCTTCAGCACCCCTGGGAACTACAAGACTGGCACCAGTCCCTTGGGCCTCGGACGACCGCCCTTCAACAGAAACCG GAACCACGCGAAGAGCCAGCCCCGGCCATGTGACGAGACCCCTCCCTCTGTTACCCCCGTATCCCCCCTGGTGGATGGCCTGTCGGGCCCCTCCAGCGCTCTTCCTCCCCGGGCGGCAGGGGCTCCCCTGGGTAGCACCCCGGAGCCTGGCCCTGTGCCCCCCACCCTCAGGGACACCCTGCCACTGGCTGCAGAGGGGATGCCCAATGGAGACATGGGCATTGCTGGCAGGGGCAG GAGAGGCAGCTACAGAGGgatgcggaggaagagagaggacgagaggatcACG AGGCCCATCCCTCTGAGCGAGATAAAGGTTCCACAGCCCAAGTTTGACCTGGCGACCTCCAACTTCCCTCCATTGCCTGGGTGTGTGGTCAGCACGCAGGGAGAGCCCGTGCTAGAGACTCGCATGTCTGATGTGGTTCGAGGCCTCAAGGTGACCAGCGACAAG CCTGATGTGAATAAGGAGTCTGTGGCCCCTCCTGCTAGTGCCCAAAAGGAGGCTGTGAGTGCGCCCAGTCAGGTCGTGCTGGCCCACAAACCCCCCACCCCTCTGGTTGTGGAGCCCCTTGTTCCAAG TGTTGCTCATCCGGTGAAGAAAGTGGAGAAGCCTGAGCCTCATGTCCAAAAAGAGATGGCTCCACCCCCCACACCACCCTCTTCTCTGCCAACCCCCTCACAGCCCGCCGCTGCAACCAAACCTACGCCCACCCACAGTCAGTCCATCTCCACGGCAACACCATTTCCCGCCACTACCACACCTGCACCG GAGTCAAGGAAACTGAGCTATGCTGAGATGTGCAAGCGGCCAGCCACCCAGCCCCCAGCGCCAAGCACCTCCCCAAACCCTCCCACCTCCCCGGCCATCCAACCCCTGCGTGAACTGCGGGTCAACAAGGCCGACGAGCCCGCCACCACCTCCAGCAGCGATGGGGATAGGCCTGAGAAACCCGAGCGGCCTGGAGAAGGCCAGCCCCACCTTGATCCCCTTGGCTCATACTGTGGGTTTAATGGCCCTGCCCGATCCGGAGGGATGGGCCTAAAGTACCGAGATCAGCAGAGAGGTGCGTCCATGAGCCGCCGCATCTCCCCCCAGGGCTGGGCTAGACGGAGCGGGAAGGAACAGAACATTCCCCCCCGGTCACCAAAGTAG